The Paraburkholderia megapolitana genomic sequence GGAAACCTACAAGCGCTTTGAAGAAGCGCTCGACGAAGCGCGCCGCGCGGGTTTCCTCGGCGACAACATCATGGGTTCGGGTTTCAAGTTCGAACTGCATGCGCACCACGGTTACGGCGCCTATATTTGCGGCGAAGAAACCGCGCTGCTCGAATCGCTCGAAGGCAAGAAGGGCCAGCCGCGCTTCAAGCCGCCGTTCCCGGCGAGCTTCGGCGTGTACGGCAAGCCGACCACTATCAATAACACCGAGACTTTCGCCGCTGTGCCGTTCCTGCTCGAGATCGGTCCGCAAGCGTATCTCGAACTCGGCAAGCCGAATAACGGTGGCACGAAGATCTTCTCGATCTCTGGCGACATCGAGCGCCCGGGCAATTACGAAGTGCCGCTCGGCACGCCGTTCGCCACGCTGATGGAACTGGCCGGCGGCATGCGCGGCGGCCGCAAGATCAAGGCAGTGATTCCTGGCGGTTCGTCGGCACCGGTCATTCCGGGCGACCTGATGATGCAGACCGACCTCGACTACGACGCCATCGCGAAGGCCGGCTCGATGCTCGGCTCCGGCGCGGTGATCGTGATGGACGAGACGCGCTGCATGGTGCGCTCGCTGCTGCGTCTGTCGTACTTCTACTACGAAGAATCGTGCGGTCAGTGCACGCCGTGCCGCGAAGGCACGGGCTGGCTGTATCGCGTCGTGCATCGCATCGAACACGGCTTGGGTCGCAAGGAAGATCTCGACCTGCTGAACTCGGTGGCTGAAAACATCATGGGCCGCACCATCTGTGCGCTCGGCGATGCGGCGGCGATGCCGGTGCGCGGCATGCTGAAGCACTACTGGGACGAATTCGAATATCACGTTGCCAACAAGCGTTGCCTCGTCGGCGGTCACGCCGGGGCAGCAGCGGCACCGGAAACGGTCGCTGCTTGAGCGGCATCACGGCAACCGCGCGCAGGTCGGCATCACGCTGATCAGCGAGCGAACGATTGAGCGGTATCAGGTTAAGGAAGATTGACCATCATGGTTGAACTTGAAATAGACGGCAAGAAGGTCGAGGTGGCCGAAGGCAGCATGGTGATCCAGGCTGCGCATAAGGTCGACACCTACATTCCTCACTTCTGCTATCACAAGAAGCTGTCGATTGCGGCCAACTGCCGTATGTGCCTCGTCGAAGTCGAGAAGATGCCGAAGGCGGTGCCCGCGTGTGCCACGCCGGTGTCGGCGGGCATGATCGTGCGCACGAAGTCCGACAAGGCGGTGAAGGCCCAGCAGTCCGTGATGGAATTCCTGCTGATCAACCACCCGCTCGACTGCCCGATCTGCGATCAGGGCGGCGAATGCCAGTTGCAGGATCTGGCGGTCGGTTACGGCAAGTCGTCGTCGCGCTACAGCGAAGAGAAGCGCGTCGTGTTCCACAAGAACGTCGGCCCGCTGATCTCGATGGAAGAGATGACGCGCTGCATCCACTGCACGCGCTGCGTGCGCTTCGGCCAGGAAGTGGCCGGTGTGATGGAACTCGGTATGCTGGGTCGCGGCGAGCATTCGGAAATCACGTCGTTCGTCGGCAAGACGGTCGACTCCGAACTGTCGGGCAACATGATCGACCTGTGCCCGGTCGGTGCGCTCACGAGCAAGCCGTTCCGCTACAGCGCCCGTACGTGGGAACTGTCGCGTCGCAAGTCGGTGAGCCCGCATGATTCCGTCGGCGCGAACCTCGTCGTCCAGGTCAAGAACAACCGCGTGATGCGCGTGCTGCCGTTTGAGAACGAAGCGATCAACGAATGCTGGATCTCGGACAAGGACCGCTTCTCGTACGAAGGGTTGAACAGCCCCGAGCGCCTGACGCAACCGATGTTGAAGCAGGGCGGCAAGTGGGTCGAAACCGACTGGCAAACCGCGCTTGAATACGTCGCGAAGGGATTGAACGGCATCAAGGGCGACCACGGTGCAAATGCATTGGCCGCGCTCGCCAGCCCGCACAGCACCGTCGAAGAACTGTTCCTGCTGAAGCAACTCGCGCAGGCAGTCGGTACCCCGAACATCGATTTCCGTCTGCGTCAGTCGGACTTCTCGGCAGCCGCTACCGGCACGCCGTGGCTCGGCACGAAGATCGCCGAACTGTCGAACGTCGATGCGGTACTCGTGATCGGCTCGTTCCTGCGCCGCGATCATCCGCTGCTGGCCGCGCGTCTGCGCCAGGCGGCGAAGTCGGGCGCGAAGCTGACGTTGCTGCAGGCCACGAAAGACGACGCACTGATTCCGCAAGCGCAGCGTATCGCTGCAGCGCCGTCGGCATGGCTCAACGAACTCGCGGGCATCGCTGCCGCCGTGTCGGAAGCGCGTAGCGTCGCGTTGCCCGAAGCGTTTGCCGGCGTGCAGGCGAGCGCCGCCGCGAAGCAGGTCGCTGCGTCGCTGGCTAGCGCTAGCGATGAGCATCGCTTCGTGCTGCTCGGTAACAGCGCAGTCCAGCATCCGGAATTCGCCCGTATCCACGCCGCTGCGCAGTGGATTGCAGAGCAGACCGGCGCGACGCTCGGCTTCCTGCCGGAAGCCGCGAACACGGTCGGTGCGCATCTGGTCAACGCATTGCCGGGCGCAGGCGGCCTGAACGCACGCGAAGCGTTTGAGCAGCCGCGCAAGGGCTATCTGCTGCTGAACCTCGAACCTGAATTCGATACGGCGAACCCGGCTCAAGCGCTCGCAGCGTTGAACCAGGCAGAGATGGTTGTCGTGATGTCGCCGTTCCAGACCGGCGCCGACTATGCCGACGTACTGCTGCCGGTTGCACCGTTCACGGAAACCTCCGGTACTTTCGTCAACGCGGAAGGCTCGG encodes the following:
- the nuoF gene encoding NADH-quinone oxidoreductase subunit NuoF; the protein is MTSLHDRHIKPLILANLTGDNWHLEDYVARGGYKQLRRILEEKIPPEQVIADVKASGLRGRGGAGFPTGLKWSFMPRQFPGQKYLVCNSDEGEPGTFKDRDILRWNPHSLIEGMAIGAYAMGITVGYNYIHGEIWETYKRFEEALDEARRAGFLGDNIMGSGFKFELHAHHGYGAYICGEETALLESLEGKKGQPRFKPPFPASFGVYGKPTTINNTETFAAVPFLLEIGPQAYLELGKPNNGGTKIFSISGDIERPGNYEVPLGTPFATLMELAGGMRGGRKIKAVIPGGSSAPVIPGDLMMQTDLDYDAIAKAGSMLGSGAVIVMDETRCMVRSLLRLSYFYYEESCGQCTPCREGTGWLYRVVHRIEHGLGRKEDLDLLNSVAENIMGRTICALGDAAAMPVRGMLKHYWDEFEYHVANKRCLVGGHAGAAAAPETVAA
- the nuoG gene encoding NADH-quinone oxidoreductase subunit NuoG; the protein is MVELEIDGKKVEVAEGSMVIQAAHKVDTYIPHFCYHKKLSIAANCRMCLVEVEKMPKAVPACATPVSAGMIVRTKSDKAVKAQQSVMEFLLINHPLDCPICDQGGECQLQDLAVGYGKSSSRYSEEKRVVFHKNVGPLISMEEMTRCIHCTRCVRFGQEVAGVMELGMLGRGEHSEITSFVGKTVDSELSGNMIDLCPVGALTSKPFRYSARTWELSRRKSVSPHDSVGANLVVQVKNNRVMRVLPFENEAINECWISDKDRFSYEGLNSPERLTQPMLKQGGKWVETDWQTALEYVAKGLNGIKGDHGANALAALASPHSTVEELFLLKQLAQAVGTPNIDFRLRQSDFSAAATGTPWLGTKIAELSNVDAVLVIGSFLRRDHPLLAARLRQAAKSGAKLTLLQATKDDALIPQAQRIAAAPSAWLNELAGIAAAVSEARSVALPEAFAGVQASAAAKQVAASLASASDEHRFVLLGNSAVQHPEFARIHAAAQWIAEQTGATLGFLPEAANTVGAHLVNALPGAGGLNAREAFEQPRKGYLLLNLEPEFDTANPAQALAALNQAEMVVVMSPFQTGADYADVLLPVAPFTETSGTFVNAEGSVQTFNGVVRPLGETRPAWKVLRVLGNLLGASGFDFDTAEEVRAAALDGDFTARLSNRTDTALARGAAAAASTTNGAFERIADVPIYHADALVRRAESLHLTAAARAANTVGLPAALFDKLGLKDGDAVRVRQGERSVQLPAVRDANLAETVVRVSAATPAGAALGSLFGELVVEKA